A region of Onychomys torridus chromosome 10, mOncTor1.1, whole genome shotgun sequence DNA encodes the following proteins:
- the LOC118592369 gene encoding peptidyl-prolyl cis-trans isomerase A-like, whose protein sequence is MCHCGDFTRHNGTGSICIYRETFEDEDFVLKHTGPDILSTANAGPNTNASQCFICTAKSEWLDGKHVVSGKVKEGMNIMEAMEHFGSRNGKTSKKITTSSCGQLLFF, encoded by the coding sequence ATGTGCCATTGTGGTGACTTCACACGCCATAATGGCACTGGCAGCATATGCatctacagagagacatttgaggATGAGGACTTCGTCCTGAAGCACACAGGTCCGGACATCTTGTCCACGGCAAATGCTGGACCAAACACAAATGCTTCCCAGTGTTTTATCTGCACCGCCAAGTCTGAGTGGCTGGATGGCAAACATGTGGTCTCTGGAAAGGTGAAAGAAGGCATGAACATCATGGAAGCCATGGAGCATTTTGGGTCCAGGAATGGCAAGACCAGCAAGAAGATCACCACTTCCAGCTGTGGACAACTCTTATTCTTTTGA